The Macaca fascicularis isolate 582-1 chromosome 11, T2T-MFA8v1.1 genomic sequence CTTGTTCCTACGTTTTCATAcactcataaacacacacacacacacacacacacacacatatatatatataaataattttaggtCAAAGACTTTTCTAGGTATATGTTTGGAAATTATTCATCcacatattttacagaaaaaccagtaagaaatagaaaatgtttcataCACCACCAGTTTGTTTTCTGCTAGAAGACACACTATGCTCCTCTTGTGAATCTATGGAGATGAAGGCTTCTGTCCTTTCACCCAGTATCTCACTTGccacaaaactgaaagaaaagtcTGCTTTAGCTTCTTGTTTCCCCAAATCAGGACGAATGTGTGGGCTGAAGGATACATGATTCTAATAGCTTTGCAGAACAggaagaaagatttattttccagCCTCTCCAAATTCCAAACTGATATCATTATGGACAGAAAGTAAATGGCAcataagaagaggaaggagatcaCAGTTTGCAAAGCTTTTATGTGGACCTTGGTGCTGGGATCTTGAGACCCTTTACCATAAAGCTGCATCTTCTTGAGATGTTTACACAAAGACCATATTAACAGCACAAAAGATAGTAGGGTCAAAGTGAAGGGTACTAAGTTTGCTAGCATGGTTACAGTCGTATTTGAAAAGTGCACTGCACTCATCAATTTGATCTTCCAAGTCATGTTTCCTTCATATTCTTTTGTCCGTACAATCTCATTCACGTTTATGACAAAAAGATGACAAGCCAAAAATAGCAAAGGCCCCAACAGCATCACCAGAATGACACTCTTAACTCTCCTCTTTAAGTGAAGAAACATAAGGTTGGAGAAATTGGCAATCTTGAGCACATAAAATATGCTGAGGCAAGTAGCAAGCCAGTTGCTGAAATGACTGGTTACTGCCCAGAGGTTATAAGCAGTAGTTCTTAGGTCTACACTATAAAAAGCTGGATTCAACACAGTTGAATACCAATTTAGTAATAATACCCAGAGCAAACCAACTCTGGAGACCGCCAGAGCAGTGAGAATTTGGTCAGCAAAGGAGATCTTTTGTCTCTTGACCAACTCAACGGAATTTACCAATGCTATGAAGCCATTAGCAAAAT encodes the following:
- the LOC102134799 gene encoding taste receptor type 2 member 43; its protein translation is MITFLPIIFSILVVVTFVIGNFANGFIALVNSVELVKRQKISFADQILTALAVSRVGLLWVLLLNWYSTVLNPAFYSVDLRTTAYNLWAVTSHFSNWLATCLSIFYVLKIANFSNLMFLHLKRRVKSVILVMLLGPLLFLACHLFVINVNEIVRTKEYEGNMTWKIKLMSAVHFSNTTVTMLANLVPFTLTLLSFVLLIWSLCKHLKKMQLYGKGSQDPSTKVHIKALQTVISFLFLCAIYFLSIMISVWNLERLENKSFFLFCKAIRIMYPSAHTFVLIWGNKKLKQTFLSVLWQVRYWVKGQKPSSP